A part of Deltaproteobacteria bacterium genomic DNA contains:
- a CDS encoding amidohydrolase family protein, translated as MWKGFKVMDADAHMHEPQYLWERYVEPAYRDQVPKVAFMDGAFMVYEPDGRIIPKTEKQPKLPRTAWADMEAKYGEQYRTWWSSETRLKDMDAHGWDVQVLLPTGNNGNFAYRVALKDAKLGAAMCRAYNNWCRDYCDADPKRLKFVAVLPGADTVDMVAEARRAVEELGAVSVRNPFLPEDRWLHEPEYDALWSLACELDFPISVHGEYRQRRFHPFAGGNRGNVDDRDMQQLALRGLDHALGFPCDNMATMGHFIFTGILDRFPKLRLGILESNVGWVPFWLGRMDEHTHGRNSVMGNAVERLPMLPSEYFKRQVTVTCDSDESALSYAVDHLGGENIAWNTDYPHPDAPRPEKALPDFDAQPIADEAKAKILWDNAVTLFGPRILA; from the coding sequence ATGTGGAAGGGATTCAAGGTCATGGACGCGGACGCGCACATGCATGAGCCGCAATACCTCTGGGAGCGATACGTCGAGCCCGCCTACCGCGACCAGGTGCCCAAGGTGGCGTTCATGGACGGCGCCTTCATGGTCTACGAGCCGGACGGCCGCATCATCCCCAAGACGGAGAAGCAGCCCAAGCTGCCGCGCACCGCGTGGGCGGACATGGAGGCCAAGTACGGCGAGCAGTACCGCACGTGGTGGTCCTCGGAGACCCGTCTCAAGGACATGGACGCCCACGGATGGGACGTGCAGGTGCTGCTGCCCACGGGCAACAACGGAAACTTCGCGTACCGCGTGGCCCTGAAGGACGCCAAGCTGGGCGCCGCCATGTGCCGCGCCTACAACAACTGGTGCCGGGACTACTGCGACGCCGATCCCAAGCGGCTGAAGTTCGTGGCGGTGCTGCCGGGCGCGGACACCGTGGACATGGTGGCGGAGGCGCGGCGCGCGGTGGAGGAACTGGGGGCGGTGTCGGTGCGCAACCCCTTCCTGCCCGAGGACCGCTGGCTGCACGAGCCCGAGTACGACGCCCTGTGGAGCCTGGCGTGCGAGCTGGATTTTCCCATCTCGGTGCACGGCGAGTACCGCCAGCGCCGCTTCCATCCGTTTGCGGGCGGTAACCGCGGCAACGTAGACGACCGCGACATGCAGCAGCTCGCCCTGCGCGGCCTCGACCACGCACTGGGCTTTCCCTGCGACAACATGGCCACCATGGGGCACTTCATCTTCACGGGCATCCTGGATCGCTTTCCGAAGCTGCGGCTGGGCATCCTCGAGTCCAACGTCGGCTGGGTGCCTTTCTGGCTCGGACGCATGGACGAACACACCCACGGGCGCAACAGCGTCATGGGCAACGCGGTGGAGCGCCTGCCCATGCTACCGAGCGAGTACTTCAAGCGCCAGGTCACGGTGACCTGCGACAGCGACGAGAGCGCGCTGTCCTACGCGGTGGACCACCTGGGCGGCGAGAACATCGCCTGGAACACCGACTATCCGCATCCGGACGCGCCGCGGCCGGAGAAGGCCCTGCCCGACTTCGACGCACAACCGATCGCGGACGAGGCCAAGGCCAAGATCCTGTGGGACAACGCGGTGACGCTGTTCGGCCCGCGCATCCTGGCGTAA
- a CDS encoding LON peptidase substrate-binding domain-containing protein has product MEDKTASVSLPEILSVFPLTGVLLLPGTRLPLHIFEPRYRNLVHDALEAEGVFGMIQPFTPQRDNRPQPGAEQTIPDLYPVGCAGHIERWEQSPDGRYMVQLRGISRFRVKEELSVERGYRRVLPDYASFADLDGDASEAVDRPRLTQALSRYAEARGMAVDPDQLHPIPDADFVNFLGVAMPFHPSEKQALLEAGSFKERQDLLVNLLEFGGGAPEPPSGSGSRTLN; this is encoded by the coding sequence ATGGAAGACAAAACGGCGTCCGTCTCGTTGCCCGAAATTCTCTCGGTCTTTCCGCTGACGGGCGTGCTGCTGCTGCCGGGGACCCGGCTGCCGTTGCACATCTTCGAGCCCCGCTACCGCAACCTGGTGCATGACGCGCTGGAGGCGGAGGGGGTCTTCGGCATGATCCAACCCTTCACTCCCCAAAGGGACAACAGGCCCCAGCCGGGGGCCGAGCAAACCATACCCGACCTCTACCCGGTGGGCTGCGCCGGCCACATCGAACGCTGGGAGCAGTCGCCGGACGGCCGCTACATGGTGCAGCTTCGCGGCATCAGCCGCTTCCGTGTGAAGGAAGAGTTGTCCGTGGAACGCGGCTACCGGCGCGTGCTCCCGGACTACGCGAGTTTCGCTGACCTTGATGGGGACGCTTCGGAAGCGGTCGATCGTCCGCGCCTGACCCAAGCCTTGAGCCGCTACGCCGAGGCCCGTGGCATGGCCGTCGACCCGGACCAACTCCACCCCATACCCGACGCCGACTTCGTGAATTTTCTGGGCGTCGCCATGCCCTTCCACCCGTCGGAGAAGCAGGCGCTGCTGGAGGCCGGTTCCTTCAAGGAACGGCAAGACTTGCTGGTCAATCTCCTGGAGTTTGGCGGGGGCGCGCCGGAGCCGCCGTCCGGGTCGGGCTCGCGCACGCTCAACTGA
- a CDS encoding SDR family oxidoreductase, which yields MILSERIALVTGAATGIGRATVLELARAGAAGVAINYRSAKEQAESLAEEARALGAEALCVHGDVRDDGHVREMVRQTVERFGRLDILVNNAGITRWVPITDMEALTDDIWDMTLDVNVKGAFRCARAAAPHLKAAGGMIVNVSSISGVIAPSTMSSLAYGTAKAGLIYLTRGLAVALGPEIRVNAVAPAFTDTQWMRDHYGADYDAIIERASANYPLKRVAKPEEVAGAVLGLITGGDFVTGQTLLVDGGLSLS from the coding sequence ATGATTCTCTCTGAACGCATCGCGCTCGTCACCGGCGCCGCCACCGGCATCGGCCGGGCGACGGTCCTGGAGTTGGCGCGCGCCGGCGCCGCCGGCGTGGCGATCAACTACCGCTCGGCCAAGGAGCAGGCCGAGAGTCTGGCGGAAGAGGCGCGGGCGCTGGGCGCCGAGGCGCTGTGCGTGCACGGCGACGTGCGCGACGACGGCCATGTCCGCGAAATGGTCCGTCAGACGGTGGAGCGGTTCGGGCGCCTGGACATCCTGGTGAACAACGCCGGTATCACCCGCTGGGTGCCGATCACGGACATGGAGGCGTTGACCGACGACATCTGGGACATGACCCTGGACGTCAACGTGAAGGGCGCGTTCCGGTGCGCGCGGGCGGCGGCGCCGCACCTGAAGGCCGCCGGGGGCATGATCGTCAACGTGTCGTCCATCTCGGGTGTCATCGCGCCCTCGACCATGTCGTCTCTCGCCTACGGCACCGCCAAGGCCGGCCTCATCTACCTGACCCGCGGCCTTGCCGTGGCCTTGGGGCCCGAGATCCGGGTCAACGCGGTGGCGCCGGCGTTTACCGACACCCAGTGGATGCGCGACCACTACGGCGCGGACTACGACGCCATCATCGAGCGCGCGTCGGCCAACTATCCCCTCAAGCGCGTGGCGAAACCGGAAGAGGTGGCCGGCGCCGTCCTGGGCCTCATCACCGGCGGCGACTTCGTGACCGGCCAGACCCTGCTCGTCGACGGCGGCCTGAGTCTGAGTTAG
- a CDS encoding iron-containing redox enzyme family protein, whose translation MTSQAFVDSIIGEIIQPGVERLMACRYFTDLREGTLTTRRLQGFALQHYLLNIAINKGFTLCMAKNAHNQELFELYLHAFTEEQTHPDLMKRFGLSIGLTDGDFAQALPIFECQAHAAAILRGMFLGSPAETRTSALVNESMVGRYAAEFDDCLARQYGVNDHHREFFTVHAVADQEHTALAAQVIARFCTTERDRQVVTHAARNMVRFKLAKFEGLYDEYA comes from the coding sequence ATGACATCTCAAGCATTTGTCGACTCGATCATCGGGGAGATCATCCAACCGGGCGTCGAGCGGTTGATGGCCTGCCGGTACTTCACGGACCTGCGCGAGGGCACCCTGACCACCCGACGGCTCCAGGGCTTCGCGCTGCAGCACTACTTGCTCAACATCGCCATCAACAAGGGATTCACCCTGTGCATGGCGAAGAACGCCCACAACCAGGAGCTCTTCGAGCTCTACCTCCACGCCTTCACCGAAGAACAGACCCATCCCGACCTGATGAAGCGGTTCGGCCTCTCCATCGGCCTGACCGATGGGGATTTCGCCCAGGCGCTGCCCATCTTCGAGTGCCAGGCTCACGCCGCCGCCATTCTCCGGGGCATGTTCCTGGGCTCACCCGCCGAGACCCGCACCAGCGCGCTGGTGAACGAGAGCATGGTGGGCCGCTACGCGGCGGAGTTCGACGACTGCCTTGCACGGCAGTACGGCGTCAACGACCACCACCGGGAGTTCTTTACCGTGCACGCGGTGGCGGACCAGGAACACACCGCGCTGGCGGCCCAGGTCATCGCCCGGTTCTGTACCACCGAGCGTGATCGCCAGGTGGTGACCCACGCGGCGCGCAACATGGTGCGCTTCAAGCTGGCGAAGTTCGAGGGGCTCTACGACGAATACGCATGA
- a CDS encoding bifunctional 4-hydroxy-2-oxoglutarate aldolase/2-dehydro-3-deoxy-phosphogluconate aldolase encodes MTKTELMTAMQAHRLVAVIRSSTAEEALATARAVGEAGIRFVEVTFTVPDAAEVIRTLAGEGVVHVGAGTVLSEEQARTGIEAGARFIVSPSLELDLVPLCREAGVASIPAGATPTEVVQALRAGADLVKIFPADCVGGPHFIRQMLGPFPDARFMVSGGVNKDNVAEYAALGVTGIVLGSAFLADVLAREGHAGLVAKAREFVDLLS; translated from the coding sequence ATGACCAAGACCGAGTTGATGACCGCCATGCAGGCCCACCGGCTGGTGGCGGTGATTCGTTCCAGCACCGCGGAAGAGGCGCTGGCCACCGCCCGGGCCGTGGGCGAGGCCGGCATTCGGTTCGTGGAGGTGACCTTCACCGTTCCCGACGCCGCGGAGGTGATCCGAACACTGGCCGGAGAAGGAGTGGTGCACGTCGGCGCCGGCACGGTGCTGTCCGAGGAGCAGGCGCGCACCGGTATCGAGGCGGGCGCGCGTTTCATCGTCTCGCCAAGCCTGGAGCTGGACCTGGTGCCGCTTTGCCGCGAGGCCGGCGTGGCGTCCATCCCCGCCGGCGCGACCCCGACGGAGGTCGTGCAGGCATTGCGCGCCGGCGCCGATCTGGTGAAGATCTTTCCCGCGGACTGCGTGGGCGGACCGCATTTCATCCGGCAGATGCTGGGTCCCTTCCCCGATGCCCGCTTCATGGTCTCGGGCGGCGTCAACAAGGACAACGTCGCCGAGTACGCCGCCTTGGGGGTGACGGGCATCGTGCTGGGCAGCGCCTTCCTGGCGGACGTGCTGGCACGGGAGGGCCACGCGGGGCTCGTGGCCAAGGCGCGGGAGTTCGTGGATCTGCTCAGTTGA
- a CDS encoding hydantoinase B/oxoprolinase family protein, with the protein MSKPVIDPVTLEVIWNRLLSVANEQQDALMRTAFSTIVRESQDLACGLFDTKGRMVAQSVSGTPGHINAMATSMGHFLREFPADTLAPGDVLITNDPWQTAGHVNDITITTPIFRAGQLVAFFANTCHAADIGGRILSAEAREVYEEGLRIPIMKLFHAGEPDPILLKMIRANVRLPHEVVSDFYAQSACNDAGGRALIETMDEFELDSFDPVAEEIISRSEKAVRAAIADLEDGAWEGETWSDGFEEPIYIKTKLEVRGDEIFIDFTGSSPQSHRGINVVMNYTHAYASFAAKAAIYPDVPHNEGSFRPVHVSAPAGSILNANEPAPVAARQTVGHFVPTAVFTALAKALPGKLMAPSADPIWLSVWRGQDPAFNLTVFQVGGTGARPTKDGLSAVGFPSGVAGVPAEVIESLSPLVMRRRALRVDSGGAGTWRGGLGQFTEFANRAHGQWSVNGILDRTRYAAPGIMGGGPGLPGEFILDGGERPNPKAQTHLGGDRSVQLNHPGGGGYGDPMKRDLERVRADVVYGYITAAAAARDYGVVVRFTGGDDEKVRLPEQWVIDEAATKELRRDAVS; encoded by the coding sequence ATGAGTAAGCCTGTCATCGATCCCGTAACTCTCGAGGTCATCTGGAACCGGCTCCTGTCGGTGGCCAACGAGCAGCAGGACGCGCTGATGCGCACGGCCTTCAGCACCATCGTGCGGGAGAGCCAGGACTTGGCCTGCGGCCTGTTCGACACCAAGGGCCGCATGGTGGCGCAATCGGTCAGCGGCACGCCGGGCCACATCAACGCCATGGCCACGTCCATGGGGCACTTCCTGCGGGAGTTCCCGGCGGACACGCTGGCGCCCGGCGACGTGCTGATCACCAACGACCCGTGGCAGACCGCCGGGCACGTCAACGACATCACCATCACCACGCCCATCTTCCGGGCCGGGCAGCTCGTGGCGTTCTTCGCCAACACCTGCCACGCGGCGGACATCGGCGGCCGCATCCTTTCCGCCGAGGCCCGGGAGGTGTACGAGGAGGGGCTCCGCATCCCCATCATGAAGCTCTTCCACGCGGGGGAGCCCGACCCCATCCTGCTCAAGATGATCCGCGCCAACGTGCGGCTGCCCCACGAGGTGGTGAGCGACTTCTACGCCCAGTCCGCCTGCAACGACGCCGGCGGCCGGGCGCTCATCGAGACCATGGACGAGTTCGAGCTGGACAGCTTCGATCCCGTCGCCGAGGAGATCATCAGCCGCTCGGAGAAGGCGGTGCGCGCGGCCATTGCCGACCTCGAGGACGGCGCGTGGGAAGGGGAGACCTGGAGCGACGGCTTCGAGGAGCCGATCTACATCAAGACGAAGCTGGAGGTGCGGGGCGACGAGATCTTCATCGACTTCACCGGCTCGTCGCCCCAGAGCCACCGCGGCATCAACGTGGTGATGAACTACACCCACGCCTATGCCAGCTTCGCGGCCAAGGCGGCCATCTATCCCGACGTGCCCCACAACGAGGGCAGCTTCCGTCCGGTGCACGTGAGCGCGCCCGCGGGGAGCATCCTCAACGCCAACGAACCGGCGCCGGTGGCGGCGCGGCAGACCGTGGGCCACTTCGTGCCCACCGCGGTGTTCACCGCGCTGGCCAAGGCGCTTCCCGGAAAGCTCATGGCGCCGAGCGCGGACCCCATCTGGCTCAGCGTGTGGCGCGGCCAGGACCCGGCGTTCAATCTCACGGTGTTCCAGGTGGGCGGCACGGGCGCCCGTCCCACGAAGGACGGGCTGAGCGCGGTGGGCTTCCCCAGCGGCGTCGCCGGCGTGCCCGCGGAGGTCATCGAGAGCCTGTCGCCGCTGGTCATGCGCCGGCGCGCGTTGCGGGTGGATTCCGGCGGCGCCGGCACCTGGCGCGGCGGCCTCGGCCAGTTCACCGAATTCGCCAACCGCGCCCACGGACAGTGGAGCGTCAACGGCATCCTCGACCGCACCCGATACGCCGCCCCCGGCATCATGGGCGGCGGTCCGGGGCTCCCCGGCGAGTTCATCCTCGACGGCGGCGAGCGCCCGAACCCCAAGGCCCAGACCCATCTGGGCGGCGACCGCAGCGTGCAACTGAACCACCCCGGCGGAGGCGGCTACGGCGACCCCATGAAACGCGACCTCGAACGCGTGCGCGCGGACGTGGTGTACGGCTACATCACCGCCGCCGCGGCCGCCCGCGACTACGGCGTGGTGGTGCGCTTCACCGGTGGCGACGATGAGAAGGTGCGGCTGCCGGAGCAATGGGTCATCGATGAGGCCGCGACAAAGGAGTTGCGGCGGGACGCAGTGTCTTGA